TTGAAGTTGCCTCAAGGCCTAATTTGTAACCGTAGCGCTTATTTAGTTCCCCCAACAACTTTATAAGCTCATTTTCAGCCGAACTTCGCATTATGCAAGTTCGGTTTTTTTTGTTTAACACACAGCTGCAGGTATTCATGTTGTTTTCAGGTTGAAGCAGTATGTTGGTTACTATGAAGTTAAATTTTACATTTTGAGATGCATTCACAAATAAGGGCAAGAAATGAAAATTGATAAACGGATCAAGAGTGTTTTTAAGGGCTTAATTGCACTTTTTGTTTTGGCTATTAGCTACAATATTCTGGGTTGGTTAGGTATTCTGCTAGCCATTGTCGCTGGCATCGGTTTTATGCTGTATCAAGCCTATGACTATCCCGTTCATACGGTTGAGTTTGAAAAAGACAAGTTTCCTGAAGTTAAAACAGAACAAGATCTTGATAATGTCACCCATCAATTGATTGGTGAAATGAGCTTAGACGAAAAAATTGATCAAATGTACGGTGAAACCGTTGATCGCATGGCTAACCTTGGCATTAACCATTTACTTTTTCATCGCCTACCGCATTTTTATGTTGCCGGTAACGAACGTTTAAACATTCCCCGTTTTGCCTTCTCTGACGGGCCAAGAGGTGTTAAGTCAAACCTTGAACGTACTCGTGGTGATAAAAAAGGCGTAACGTCATTTCCTATTTCTATGGCACGTGGTGCCAGCTTCGATTTGGAAATGGAAAGCCGTATTTATGAGGTAATTGCCAAAGAAATGCGCGCCAGTGGCGTCAATTTTACCGGTACACCTACGGTCAATTTATTGCGTCATCCTGCTTGGGGACGCGCGCAAGAAGTGTATTCTGAAGACCCATGGTTAATGGGTGAAATGGGCTTAAAAGCGACCTTGTCTTTACAAAAACATAATGTCATGTCTTGTGTTAAACATTTTGCCTTAAACAGTATTGAAAATTCACGTTTTGTTGTTGATGTTGAAGTAGACGAACGAACCTTACGTGAAGTGTATTTACCACATTTTGAAAAAATCATTAAAGATGGTGATGTTGCCTCAGTAATGACGGCCTACAATAAAGTGAATGGCGTTTACTGTGGTAATCATAAAGAATTAATTACCGATATTTTGCGTGACGAATGGGGCTTTAAAGGGTTTGTTGTAAACGATTTTATATACGGCACTCATGACGCAGTAGAAAGCATTAATGCCGGCCTTAATGTGGAAATGCCATTTCAAAAACACTATAAACACAGCACCATTAAGCAAGCTATTGCCGATGGTGAATTCACTGAAAAGCGCATTGATGAGTTAGTTTTTGATACCTTAAAAATGCAGCTAAAATACGGTTTAGCACAAGATCCTATTGAATATCCAGATTCTATTATTGCAACGCCAGACTCTATTGCGTTAACGAAAGAAGCTGCTGAAAAAGGCATGGTACTTCTTAAGAATAGTGAGGTTAAAAACAGTGATGTTGATGGAAGTTCAGCGCAACAGGTTTTACCTTTTTCAAAAGCCAGTGGCCAAACGGTTGCGGTTATTGGTCGTTTAGCTGATGTTAAAAACACCGGCGATGAAGGCAGTAGTGGTACAGTTGAGCCTTATGTGATCACCCCGTATCAAGGTATTGCTGCCTATAATGAAAAACTTGGTAATAATGTAGTTTTAGATACAGCTTCTGATCTTAATGCCAGTAAAGAGCTTGCCACCAATGCTGACCAAATAGTCGTTGTTGTCGGCTATACGCATGTTGAAGAAGGTGAGTTTTTACTTGCTTCAGAAAAAGCCAATAAATCGGCTTATGCAGGTAAACGCATTGGTAAAAAAGCAAAAGGCGGTGACCGTGAAAGCTTGAAACTAATGCCAGAAGATGAAGCATTAATTCAAGCCGTTGCTAAAACCAATAAAAACTTAGTTGTTGTTTATGTTGGTGGTAGTGGCATTGATATGTCTGCGTGGAATGACGATGTACCCGCGATATTATTTTCATGGTATAGCGGTATGGAAGGCGGAAATGCGTTAGCCAATATCTTATATGGTGATGTTAACCCAAGTGGTAAATTACCGTTTAGTATCGCTAAACAAGAAAGCGATTACCCGTACTTTACTCCTTATACTGCCAAAATTACGTATGGTTATTATCACGGTTATACCTTGTTTGATAAGAAAGACATCGAGCCAGCTTACCCGTTTGGTTTTGGTTTAAGTTATACAAATTACGATTACAGTGATTTAACCATTGAAAACTCAACACTGAGTGAAAATGACAGCCTTAAAGTTACTGTTACCGTAACTAATAGCGGCGATGTTTCTGGTGATGAAATTATTCAATTGTATATTGGCTTTGCTAATTCTGCAGTTGACCGCCCGGTGAAATTATTAAGAGGCTTTGATCGCATTTCATTAGCTGCTGGTGAAAGCAAAGTAGTTGAACTTGAAGTTGCCGCTAAAGACATGGCTTGGTACAACCCTGAAGCTAAAGCGTGGCAAGTTGAGCATATGGAACATGAAGTTTATGTTGGTAGCTCTTCTGCAAAAAAAGACTTATTAACAGCAAACTTTGCTATTAAATAAGGCTGTTGTTTAACGAGTAGTACTCGTTAAACTCCTAGGGGAACTTGCTATATCAGGGGCTGATATAGCATTTTTCCCTAGCTTCCATTGTTTTTAGCATCATATTTTCTGAGTTTCATTACTCTAAATGCGATTTCCTAATACTCGCTCCGCTTCACGTTTCAAACACCCTAGAAAATGTTATTTCATTTATTACTTTAACGATTTAAGTTTAGTTTAAGCAGGCTTTTCTACTATCAAACAAAGATTTCAT
The Thalassotalea hakodatensis genome window above contains:
- a CDS encoding beta-glucosidase family protein yields the protein MKIDKRIKSVFKGLIALFVLAISYNILGWLGILLAIVAGIGFMLYQAYDYPVHTVEFEKDKFPEVKTEQDLDNVTHQLIGEMSLDEKIDQMYGETVDRMANLGINHLLFHRLPHFYVAGNERLNIPRFAFSDGPRGVKSNLERTRGDKKGVTSFPISMARGASFDLEMESRIYEVIAKEMRASGVNFTGTPTVNLLRHPAWGRAQEVYSEDPWLMGEMGLKATLSLQKHNVMSCVKHFALNSIENSRFVVDVEVDERTLREVYLPHFEKIIKDGDVASVMTAYNKVNGVYCGNHKELITDILRDEWGFKGFVVNDFIYGTHDAVESINAGLNVEMPFQKHYKHSTIKQAIADGEFTEKRIDELVFDTLKMQLKYGLAQDPIEYPDSIIATPDSIALTKEAAEKGMVLLKNSEVKNSDVDGSSAQQVLPFSKASGQTVAVIGRLADVKNTGDEGSSGTVEPYVITPYQGIAAYNEKLGNNVVLDTASDLNASKELATNADQIVVVVGYTHVEEGEFLLASEKANKSAYAGKRIGKKAKGGDRESLKLMPEDEALIQAVAKTNKNLVVVYVGGSGIDMSAWNDDVPAILFSWYSGMEGGNALANILYGDVNPSGKLPFSIAKQESDYPYFTPYTAKITYGYYHGYTLFDKKDIEPAYPFGFGLSYTNYDYSDLTIENSTLSENDSLKVTVTVTNSGDVSGDEIIQLYIGFANSAVDRPVKLLRGFDRISLAAGESKVVELEVAAKDMAWYNPEAKAWQVEHMEHEVYVGSSSAKKDLLTANFAIK